The nucleotide sequence GGCGCTCGGCAAAGAAACGCTTGAGGAAGGCGCCGCACTCGTCGGCCAGCACGCCCCCTTCGATCGCCGTCTGGTGGTTCAGCGCCGGCTGCTCGAACAGGTTCAGCACGGAACCACAGGCGCCCGTCTTCGGGTCGCCCGCGCCGTACACCACGCGTGCCAGGCGCGCATGCAGCATGGCGCCCGAGCACATCACGCACGGCTCCAGGGTCACATACAGTTCGCAGCCGGGCAGCCGGTAGTTGCCCAGTTTTTCGGCAGCG is from Janthinobacterium sp. 61 and encodes:
- the tadA gene encoding tRNA adenosine(34) deaminase TadA produces the protein MTETHASAQDARYMQLALEQAQHAWNLGEVPVGAVVVKDGEVIAVGYNQPIGRHDPTAHAEVMALRAAAEKLGNYRLPGCELYVTLEPCVMCSGAMLHARLARVVYGAGDPKTGACGSVLNLFEQPALNHQTAIEGGVLADECGAFLKRFFAERRRAQAEARKLANPTG